A single window of Terriglobales bacterium DNA harbors:
- a CDS encoding vitamin B12-dependent ribonucleotide reductase, whose protein sequence is MGDITPKIGTPGPSPVVVKVNQQTGAAPAAEKTAAKKSAPGLAFRRYFTQGGVSPYDQIEWELRTALITDAQGNVIFEQKDVEVPKDWSMTATNIVASKYLHGRLGTPERESSVRQLISRVAETIRDWGVAAGYFRTPVDAAIFHDELTYLLLNQYAAFNSPVWFNVGCDRLEPDADATNWHWNPATARVEFARTGYRNPQCSACFINSVQDSLDSILTLAKTEGMLFKFGSGTGTNLSTLRSSSEALAGGGTASGPLSFMKGYDAFAGVIKSGGKTRRAAKMVILNIDHPDIVEFIECKAKEEAKAWALVQAGYDGHSPDAEAYSSVFFQNANNSVRVTDDFMLAVERDADFTTFSVRDHRPVHTYKARDLLRKIAQATWQCGDPGMQFDTTINRWHTSKHTARINASNPCSEYMFLDDSACNLASLNLMKFARNGSFDVEAYRHAVDVIITAQEILVDGASYPTEAIARNSHDYRPLGLGYANLGALLMAAGLPYDSDAGRDFAACVTAIMCGEAYLQSARIAEHCPALAPATDFCQKAEITGGACPGFYVNREPFLDVIRMHRASVNHIGASLETRNSKLETGSSQLPELIAASRDCWDQALALGEKFGYRNSQVTVLAPTGTIGFMMDCDTTGVEPDLALVKYKKLVGGGMIKIVNNTVPLALFKLGYTHEQANAIVSYIDATGTIEGAPGIKDEHLPVFDCSFKPAKGTRSIHYMGHLRMMAAVQPFISGAISKTVNLPESATVEEIMDAYIQSWKLGLKAVAIYRDGCKKAQPLSAAGTATAESGKSGAAGLRLVSKEAAKEAEAEPVEESAAPPRAVRHRLPEERRSLTHKFNVGGHEGYITVGVYKDGSPGEIFITMAKEGSTVSGLMDSFACAVSIALQHGVPLKLLCEKFAHTRFEPSGWSTNPDIGYAKSVMDYIFRWLELRFLTGQQQFLFEDLRLKAQAATAPGAEAPGASAASEVPPSLRTENRELRTSAHPADALRDLVDMGDAPSCHVCGAIMTRNGSCYRCMSCGATSGCS, encoded by the coding sequence ATGGGCGACATCACACCGAAGATCGGGACCCCGGGTCCCAGCCCTGTCGTCGTGAAGGTCAACCAGCAGACCGGCGCCGCTCCCGCCGCCGAAAAGACGGCCGCCAAGAAGTCTGCCCCCGGCCTCGCCTTTCGCCGTTATTTCACCCAGGGCGGTGTCTCGCCCTACGACCAGATCGAGTGGGAACTGCGCACCGCCCTCATCACCGACGCCCAGGGCAACGTCATCTTCGAGCAGAAGGACGTCGAGGTCCCCAAGGACTGGTCCATGACCGCCACCAACATCGTGGCGTCAAAATACCTCCACGGCCGCCTCGGCACCCCGGAGCGTGAATCCAGCGTCCGCCAGCTCATCAGCCGCGTCGCCGAGACCATCCGCGACTGGGGCGTTGCCGCCGGCTACTTCCGCACCCCGGTGGATGCCGCCATCTTCCACGACGAGCTCACCTACCTGCTGCTCAACCAGTACGCCGCCTTCAATTCCCCCGTCTGGTTCAACGTCGGCTGCGACCGCCTGGAACCCGATGCCGACGCCACCAACTGGCACTGGAACCCGGCCACCGCCCGCGTCGAGTTCGCCCGCACCGGCTACCGCAACCCGCAGTGCTCGGCCTGCTTCATCAACTCCGTGCAGGATTCGCTCGACAGCATCCTCACCCTCGCCAAGACCGAGGGCATGCTGTTCAAGTTCGGCTCCGGCACCGGCACCAATCTCTCCACGCTGCGCTCTTCTTCGGAAGCGCTGGCCGGCGGCGGCACCGCCTCCGGGCCCCTGAGCTTCATGAAGGGCTACGATGCCTTTGCCGGCGTCATCAAGAGCGGCGGCAAGACCCGACGCGCCGCCAAGATGGTCATCCTCAACATCGACCATCCTGATATCGTCGAGTTCATCGAGTGCAAGGCCAAGGAAGAAGCCAAGGCCTGGGCCCTGGTGCAGGCCGGCTACGACGGCCACTCCCCCGACGCCGAAGCCTACTCCTCCGTCTTCTTCCAGAACGCCAACAACTCCGTGCGCGTCACCGATGACTTCATGCTCGCGGTCGAGCGCGACGCCGATTTCACCACCTTCAGCGTCCGCGACCATCGTCCCGTGCACACCTATAAGGCGCGCGACCTGCTGCGCAAGATCGCCCAGGCCACCTGGCAGTGCGGCGATCCCGGCATGCAGTTCGATACCACCATCAATCGCTGGCACACCTCCAAGCACACCGCCCGCATCAACGCTTCCAATCCGTGCTCGGAGTACATGTTCCTCGACGACTCTGCCTGCAACCTGGCCAGCCTCAACCTCATGAAGTTCGCCCGCAACGGCAGCTTCGACGTCGAGGCTTACCGCCACGCCGTCGACGTCATCATCACCGCCCAGGAGATCCTGGTCGATGGCGCCAGCTACCCCACCGAAGCCATCGCCCGCAACTCGCATGACTACCGCCCGCTCGGCCTGGGCTACGCCAATCTCGGCGCCCTGCTGATGGCCGCCGGCCTGCCCTACGACTCCGACGCCGGCCGCGACTTCGCCGCCTGCGTCACTGCCATCATGTGCGGCGAGGCCTATCTCCAGTCCGCCCGCATCGCCGAGCACTGCCCCGCGCTCGCCCCCGCTACCGATTTCTGCCAGAAGGCCGAAATCACCGGCGGCGCATGTCCGGGCTTCTACGTCAACCGCGAGCCCTTCTTGGACGTCATCCGCATGCACCGCGCCTCCGTCAACCACATCGGCGCCTCGCTCGAAACTCGAAACTCGAAGCTCGAAACCGGTTCTTCCCAGCTTCCCGAGCTCATCGCCGCCTCCCGCGACTGCTGGGACCAGGCTCTCGCCCTGGGCGAGAAGTTCGGATATCGCAACTCCCAGGTCACCGTCCTCGCCCCCACCGGCACCATCGGCTTCATGATGGATTGCGATACCACCGGCGTCGAGCCGGATCTGGCGCTGGTGAAGTACAAGAAGCTGGTGGGCGGCGGCATGATCAAGATCGTGAACAACACCGTGCCTCTGGCGCTGTTCAAGCTGGGGTACACCCACGAGCAGGCCAACGCCATCGTCAGCTACATCGACGCCACCGGCACCATCGAAGGCGCGCCGGGAATCAAGGACGAGCATCTGCCGGTGTTCGATTGCTCCTTCAAGCCCGCCAAGGGCACGCGCAGCATCCATTACATGGGCCATCTCCGGATGATGGCCGCGGTGCAGCCGTTCATCTCCGGCGCCATCTCCAAGACCGTCAACCTGCCCGAATCGGCCACGGTGGAAGAGATCATGGACGCTTACATCCAGTCCTGGAAGCTGGGCCTCAAGGCCGTCGCCATCTACCGCGATGGCTGCAAGAAGGCGCAGCCGCTCTCCGCCGCCGGCACCGCCACCGCCGAATCTGGCAAAAGCGGCGCCGCCGGGCTGCGGCTGGTCTCCAAAGAAGCCGCGAAGGAAGCGGAAGCGGAGCCGGTCGAAGAATCGGCCGCGCCGCCGCGCGCCGTCCGCCATCGTCTGCCGGAGGAGCGCCGCTCGCTCACGCACAAGTTCAACGTGGGCGGGCACGAGGGCTACATCACCGTGGGCGTCTACAAGGACGGCTCCCCGGGCGAGATTTTCATCACCATGGCCAAGGAAGGCTCGACCGTCAGCGGGCTCATGGATAGCTTCGCCTGCGCCGTCTCCATCGCCTTGCAGCACGGCGTCCCGCTGAAGCTGTTGTGCGAGAAGTTCGCGCACACCCGCTTTGAGCCCTCGGGCTGGTCCACCAACCCCGACATCGGCTACGCCAAGAGCGTGATGGACTACATCTTCCGCTGGCTGGAGCTGCGCTTCCTCACCGGCCAGCAGCAGTTCCTGTTCGAGGACCTGCGGCTCAAGGCCCAAGCCGCCACCGCTCCGGGTGCAGAAGCTCCCGGTGCGTCCGCAGCCTCCGAGGTTCCGCCTTCTCTGAGAACTGAGAACCGAGAACTGAGAACTTCGGCCCACCCCGCTGACGCTCTCCGCGACTTGGTGGACATGGGCGACGCGCCTTCCTGCCACGTCTGCGGCGCGATTATGACCCGCAACGGGTCGTGTTACCGGTGCATGAGTTGTGGCGCGACGAGCGGATGTTCGTAG